In bacterium, the genomic window CGGAACCAGATGGGCACCTTCTTCTCGCGCGTAGCGTACAAGAAGACGGGCGAGTGGAAAGAGGAGATCGTCTACCCGGACCCGATGAAGACCGACCCGCTGCCGGTGGTCTTCCCCGATGGCAGCAAGCTGACCATCCCGGCCGGCAAGGACCCGCGCGCCGTGTTCGCCGACTGGCTGCTGGCACCGAACAACCAGTGGTTCAGCCGCGCCATCGTCAACCGCGTGTGGTGTTGGTTATTGGGCCGGGGGATCATCCACGAGCCCGATGACATTCGCTCCACCAACCCCCCGGTGAACCCGGAGTTACTGACCTACCTGCAGGGCGAACTGGTTAAGAGCAAGTACGACCTCAAGGCCCTGTACCGGCTGATCCTGACCTCGGCGACCTACCAGCAGTCATCTGTCCCGGCGAGCAAGCAGCCGCAGACGGAGGCTTTGTTCGCCGTCTACCCGGTGCGTCGGCTGGATGCCGAAGTGCTGATTGACGCGCTGTGCTGGCTGTCGGGGGACGGGCAGGGCTACTCCAGCCAGGTGCCGGAGCCGTTCACCTGGATCCCCGAGAGCCATCGGGCCATCACCCTGGCGGACGGGAGCATCACCAGCGCGTTCCTGGAGATGTTCGGGCGCCCGCCGCGCGATACCGGACTGGAGTCCGAACGCAACAACCAGCCGAGCGACGCGCAGGAGCTATACCTGCTCAATTCCGTGGACATGCAGAAGAAGATTGAGCGCAGCAAGATGTTCCAGAAGTTCGTGGAGGCGGCCAAGGGCGACCGTCGCGCCGTCATCGGCTCAGTCTACCTGGCGGTCCTATCTCGCCCGCCGACGGATGAAGAAGTGGCGACCGCGGAGAAGTACTACCAGACGCCGGGGCTGACGGCCAAGCAGGCCCAGGACGACCTGGCCTGGGCGCTCATCAACAGCAAGGAGTTCCTGTATCGTCACTGACCCCCCTCGACCGGCAGGACAGGCGGGACCGCCCATCCCGCCCGAGAGACGAGGCGACCAAGTCCCTCGGTCTGCAGGAGACTAGAACATGCGACCCTACCAGCGCTTGTCAATCTGCCTACTAGCTGCCCTCGCCACTTGCTTGGCCTGTGCACAGACAGCCCCCGCCAGCAAGCCCATGGCCGCGAAGGCCAAAGCCCTGATCCAGATCTGGATGTGGGGCGGCCCGGCTCAGACCGAGACCTTCGACCCCAAGCCCGACGCCGGGCGCGATGTCTGCGGGCCGCTCACCAAGCCCACCCAGACGAACGCGCCGGGGATGATGATCGGGGAACTGCTACCCGAACTGGCCAAGCAGGCCGACAAGTACTCCATCATTCGCAGCATGACCCACGGCAACAACGGCCACGAGACGGCGGCGTACATCATGCAGACCGGCCGCAAGCCAGGTGGCTCGCTGGTGTTCCCCAGCGTCGGCGCGGTGGTCTCGCTGTTCAAGGGCTATGACCACGGCTACACCGGCCTGATCCCCCCGTATGTGATCCTGACGCAGCCGCAGGGGCGCTTCTCAGAAGTCGGCTTCCTGGGGCCCAAGTACAAGCCCTTCTGCACGGGCGGGGATCCCAACGCCACGCGCTTTGCGGTCGAGGGTGTCGTGGCCCAGGGCATCACCGACCAGCGACAGCAGGAGCGGCGCAAGCTGATGGCCGCGCTGGACACGCTGGGCAACTGCATGTTGGTCAACCCTCGGTTTGAGCAGACCAACAAGAGCCAGGAGAAGGCCTATGACCTGATCCTGGGCGATGCCGGCAAGCTGTTCGATCTGTCGCAGGAGCCCAAGGAGCTGCGCGACAAGTACGGACGCACCACCTTTGGCCAGTCGTGCCTGATGGCGCGCCGCCTCGTCGAGGCCGGCGTACCCTATGTGACCATCAACTACGGCGGCTGGGACACCCACAAGCAGCACTTCGAAACCATGAGGCGCAGGCTGCCCGATATGGACCGGGGCTTCGCGACACTCCTGCAGGACCTGTCGGACCGCAAGCTGCTGGACAGCACCATCGTGTGGTGGGGCGGGGAGTTCGGTAGGACGCCGCGCGTGCAGTGGGAGGCGCCTTGGAACGGCGGTCGCAGTCACTTCGGGCAGTGCTTCTCCGTGGTCGTAGCCGGTGGTGGCTTCAAGGGCGGTCATGTGATCGGCTCCTCGAACGCGACCGGGGAGCAGGTGGCGACCCGCCCCGTGTCGCCGCAGGACCTGATCGGCAGCTTCTACGAACTGCTCGGCATTGACTCCAACGGCCCGCTCCCCAATCCGCGCGGGCTGAAGCTGAAGGTGCTACCGTCGTCTGAGGAAGAGGGCATCAAGTCCGGCGGCCTCCTCAGGGAGATCATGTGATGTCATCCCCGAGACTCTGCGCTCTGGCGTTGTTGGTTTCATGCGCCGCGCTCGCCTGGGGACAGTCGCCCCGGCGCGGAGTGCCTACCGCCGGCTACATCTACCCCGCCGGTGGGAAGCAAGGCACGACTGTGCATGTGGCCGTCGGTGGGCAGAACCTGGCTGGTGTGAGGGCCGTGCATGTCGGTAGTGCGGGCGTGCGCGGAGTCGCCGTGGACTACGCGCGCCCGTTGAACCGGAAGCAGCTTCGCGACGTCGGCGAGCACCTGCGCGTGCTGATGCGGATGCGCTGGGCCCAACTCATGGGGAAGCCGGTGACGAGCAAGGACGAGGAGGACCTGAAGGCTCTCGAACCCCTACCCGACCACCCCTGGCTGCGCGGCCTGGACAAGAAGAAGCTCAAGGAACTCGACGACCTGCGGCTGAGGCTGTTCAACCCCAAGGCCCAGCCGAACGCCCAGCTTGAGGAGATAGCGTACCTCGACCTGACGATTGACGCGCATGCGGCCCCGGGACTGCACGACCTCCGCGTCGAGACCCCCAACGGCCTGTCCGACCCCGTCCATTTCACGGTCGGGAGCCTGCCGGAAGTCAGCGAAGCCGAGCCCAACTCGATGGAGACGGCTGGGACCGTCCTCGATCTGCCCGTGGTCCTCGATGGCCAGGTCATGCCGGGCGACACCGATGTCTGGCGCTTTCGGGCCCGGCGCGGGCAGAAGCTCACGCTCACGACCCAGGCCCGCAGCTTGGTGCCGTACCTGGCCGACGCCGTGCCCGGGTGGTTCCAGGCCACGCTCACGCTCTACGACGCTCAGGGCAGGGAAGTGGCCTTCAACGATGACTACCGCTTCGATCCGGACCCCGTGATCTTCTACCAGGTGCCGCAGGACGGGGAGTACGCGCTGGAGATACGCGACTCGATCTACCGCGGGCGCGAGGACTTCGTCTACCGGATCACGGTGGGCGAGCAGCCGTTTGTGACCAGTCTCTTCCCACCTGGCGGCACGGTCGGCAAGCCGCTGACGGCACAGCTCACAGGCTGGAACGTGCCGACGGCCCCGGTGAAGCTGGACACAACGGCCGGCGGGCCGACGATCCGCCACGTGTCCTGGCAGTGGGGCAACAAGCGCTCGAACACCGTAGCCTACGCGGTGGATGACCTCACCGACAGCGCCGAGGCCGAGCCCAATGACACGGTCGCGAGCGCGCAGAAGGTCTCCTGGCCGCTGGCCGTCGACGGTCGCGTCGGCAAGCCGGGGGACGTGGACGCCTACCGGCTGGAGGGACGCGCCGGGGACGAGCTGGTCGTCGAAGTGCAGGCACGGCGCCTGGGCTCGCCGCTGGACTCGCTGGTGCGCGTGCGCGACGCGGCCGGCCGCGTCACCGCCCTCAATGACGACCACGACGACAAGCAGGCGACACTACTGACGCACCAGGCGGACTCGTGGCTGTCGGTGAAACTGCCGAAGGCCGGAGCCTATACTGTGCTCGTGTCCGACGCGCAGGCGCATGGGGGCGAGGAGTACTTCTACCGCCTGTGCCTGCGAGCGCCGCACCCGGACTTCGCCCTGCAGATTGCGCCCTCGAGCCTGAAGCTGGACGCAGGGCGGACGCAGGTGCTGGAAGTGCACGTGCTCCGCCTGGACGGCTTCAGCGGCCCGGTGGAACTGGCTCTGGGTGGCATGACCGGCGGGTTCGTCCTGAACGGTGGCCGTGTGGGCGCCGGGCAGGATGTGGTTCACGCGACCGTGACGGCGCCGACTGAGCCGCCGACCGGCGCGGTCGCCCTGCAGGTCGTGGGCAAGGCGCAGATGGGCGGGGCCACGGTCACGCGAACGGCGGCAGCGGCGGACGAGATGATGCAGGCGTTCGCCTACTGGCATCTGGTGCCCGCTCAGGAGTTCGCCGTCGTCGTCGGGCCGGCGCCGCGTTGGCCGCCCCGGCTGGACATCGTCAGCGATGGCGCGCCGCTGCGGCTGTCACCGGGGGGAACGGCTCAGGTGCAGATCAAGACGCCGCCTGTGCCCACGCTGATCAAGTCTCTGCGTCTGGAGCTGAAGTCCGCCCCCGAGGGCGTGACCATCAAGGAGCAGAACGCGCTACCGAGCGGCCTGGCGCTGACGGTGCAGGCCGACCGCGCGAAGGTCAAGCCCGGCTCGGCGGACAACCTCATCGTCGAGGTCTTCATCGAGGCGGAGGTCAAACGAGGGAACGGACAGACCGTCACGGTGCGGAACTCGGTGGGAGTTCTGCCGGCGGTCCCGGTTGAGGTCGTTCCCTGACGATAATCGCGTTGGAGGACGCAGCATGCAAGACGGGTTTGCCCAAGGTTGCCGTACGCGCGAGGTGTCGCGCGAGGGTATGCAAGAGCTGTCCATCACCTGCGCCGGGAAGCCGGCCGACGACCTGGAGTTGCTGGCCCGGCATGTCACCAGTGAGTGGGACGCGGGCGTCATCGCTGCGGAGTACTTCGGGCCCCGCCTGAACGGGTCAGCCCCGAGGGCGCGCGAAGTTCTGGCCCAGGCGACTATGCCCCTGACCTGGGTGCAAGGCGGCGACAAGGGAGAAGGCCTGGGGGGCATCCACCTGCGCGCCGTGACCGGCGCAGAGGTCCGGCCACTGCGGCTCGATGGCGTGGTCGTGGGCTCCGTGATCGAGGGACCCTATGCGGTGGAGTGCCTCCTGGGTGGCGTGCACTGCATGGACACCAGCCTCTCCGCCCCCGCGCAGGCACGGGCCACCTTCGAGCGCCTCGAGGACGCCCTGGCCCTGGCGGACATGGACTTCTCCCATGTGGCACGCACGTGGCTCTTCCTGGATGACATCCTCTCCTGGTACGACGACTTCAACCCCGTCCGCACCACCTTCTTCACCGAGCGCGGGGTCTTCGACCGGATGGTGCCGGCCAGTACCGGCATCGGCGGCAGCAACCCCCATGGCGCCGCGATGGTGACCGGCGCCTACGCCCTCAAGAGCAAGCACCCGGCCGTGACAGTGCAGGCCTTGCCCTCGCCGCTGCAGTGCCCGGCCCTCCAGTACGGCAGTTCGTTCAGTCGCGCCGTAGAAGTGGCCATGCCGGATCTGCGGCGCGTGTTCGTGTCCGGCACGGCGAGCATCGCCCCGAGCGGCGAGACCGCCCACGTCGGCGACGTGGCGGCCCAGACCGCGCGCACCTGTGAGGTCGTCGAGGCCATCCTGCAGTCGCGGGGAATGGGCTGGGAGCACGTGACACGGGCGACGGCCTACGTGCGCTACGCCGAGGATGCCGGGGTGCTCGAGCAGCACTGCCGCACGGCGAACCTGCCTCCGCTGCCGGTCGTGGTGGCGCACAACGTCATCTGCCGCGATGACCTGCTCTTCGAGTTGGAGGTCGACGCGGCGCTGCCGGTGTAGGGTGCGGCAGCACCGTGGTGCTGCAGTACTGACGGACCACTTTGAGCGCCCGCTAGTGCGGGCGCTCAATGGTGTCCGCCAGCGGACACCGGGCAGGTCACCGCGCTCGGGACAACGAAGTACGGTCGTCGCGTAGAGCAGGGGCAAAGACCCGGCAGCCCTCGGGTTGGCGCCTCATCTCCGCCGTTATGAGGTCCCAACCATGAGGGTCGGTCGGTCTGTGCTGCTCGCATCCCTACCCGTGCTGCTGTCCGCGCTATCTCCCTTCGCCATCGCCGCCGACTGGCCCCAGTGGGGCAACACTCTGGGCCGCAACATGGTCGCCGTGGAGACTGGGCTGCCGAGCTACTTCTCCGTCGGCGTGCCCGGCCGCGGCGACTCATGGGTCACCAAGCCCGAGAACCTCAAGTGGGCCGCTCGCCTGGGCAGCCAGACGTATGGCAGCCCCGTTATCGCTGGCGGCAAGGTGTTCATCGGCACGAACAACGGCGCTCCCCGCAACTCTCGGCTGACCGGCGACCGGCACGTACTGATGTGCTTCAGCGAGGCTGACGGGAAGTTCCTGT contains:
- a CDS encoding PPC domain-containing protein, producing the protein MSSPRLCALALLVSCAALAWGQSPRRGVPTAGYIYPAGGKQGTTVHVAVGGQNLAGVRAVHVGSAGVRGVAVDYARPLNRKQLRDVGEHLRVLMRMRWAQLMGKPVTSKDEEDLKALEPLPDHPWLRGLDKKKLKELDDLRLRLFNPKAQPNAQLEEIAYLDLTIDAHAAPGLHDLRVETPNGLSDPVHFTVGSLPEVSEAEPNSMETAGTVLDLPVVLDGQVMPGDTDVWRFRARRGQKLTLTTQARSLVPYLADAVPGWFQATLTLYDAQGREVAFNDDYRFDPDPVIFYQVPQDGEYALEIRDSIYRGREDFVYRITVGEQPFVTSLFPPGGTVGKPLTAQLTGWNVPTAPVKLDTTAGGPTIRHVSWQWGNKRSNTVAYAVDDLTDSAEAEPNDTVASAQKVSWPLAVDGRVGKPGDVDAYRLEGRAGDELVVEVQARRLGSPLDSLVRVRDAAGRVTALNDDHDDKQATLLTHQADSWLSVKLPKAGAYTVLVSDAQAHGGEEYFYRLCLRAPHPDFALQIAPSSLKLDAGRTQVLEVHVLRLDGFSGPVELALGGMTGGFVLNGGRVGAGQDVVHATVTAPTEPPTGAVALQVVGKAQMGGATVTRTAAAADEMMQAFAYWHLVPAQEFAVVVGPAPRWPPRLDIVSDGAPLRLSPGGTAQVQIKTPPVPTLIKSLRLELKSAPEGVTIKEQNALPSGLALTVQADRAKVKPGSADNLIVEVFIEAEVKRGNGQTVTVRNSVGVLPAVPVEVVP
- a CDS encoding DUF1501 domain-containing protein, producing the protein MRPYQRLSICLLAALATCLACAQTAPASKPMAAKAKALIQIWMWGGPAQTETFDPKPDAGRDVCGPLTKPTQTNAPGMMIGELLPELAKQADKYSIIRSMTHGNNGHETAAYIMQTGRKPGGSLVFPSVGAVVSLFKGYDHGYTGLIPPYVILTQPQGRFSEVGFLGPKYKPFCTGGDPNATRFAVEGVVAQGITDQRQQERRKLMAALDTLGNCMLVNPRFEQTNKSQEKAYDLILGDAGKLFDLSQEPKELRDKYGRTTFGQSCLMARRLVEAGVPYVTINYGGWDTHKQHFETMRRRLPDMDRGFATLLQDLSDRKLLDSTIVWWGGEFGRTPRVQWEAPWNGGRSHFGQCFSVVVAGGGFKGGHVIGSSNATGEQVATRPVSPQDLIGSFYELLGIDSNGPLPNPRGLKLKVLPSSEEEGIKSGGLLREIM
- a CDS encoding DUF1549 and DUF1553 domain-containing protein, producing MGQRSFVGLTVLVALIAVGAAAHATTPYDSEQPFTPASPVDEKVLVILRKQGIAPASRCSDAVFVRRVYLDVIGTLPRPTEVEGFLRDQRPDKRALLIDALLARDEFGQYWGLKWGDLLRIKSEFPINLWPNAVQAYDRWVRDAIAANMPYDQFVRELLTASGSNFRVPQVNFYRAVQNHEPVGLASAVALTFMGTRLEKWPETMRNQMGTFFSRVAYKKTGEWKEEIVYPDPMKTDPLPVVFPDGSKLTIPAGKDPRAVFADWLLAPNNQWFSRAIVNRVWCWLLGRGIIHEPDDIRSTNPPVNPELLTYLQGELVKSKYDLKALYRLILTSATYQQSSVPASKQPQTEALFAVYPVRRLDAEVLIDALCWLSGDGQGYSSQVPEPFTWIPESHRAITLADGSITSAFLEMFGRPPRDTGLESERNNQPSDAQELYLLNSVDMQKKIERSKMFQKFVEAAKGDRRAVIGSVYLAVLSRPPTDEEVATAEKYYQTPGLTAKQAQDDLAWALINSKEFLYRH